The genomic segment AGCCCTGCGTATGCTCTTTGCCACCGCCCTCCTTGATGAGAACAGTAAGAGCAGTCCGCCCCTTTTCCAGCGTCTTGTGCCTGTCGATTACGCCGAACTCTCCCGTTCCTATCGTAGCCTCGTCACCGCAATTCTTCCACGTCTCGACGGATTTCTGCGGGAGCTCGACGGCTCCGGTCTCAGGGAGCGCTTTCCCAGGGCGCTCATTACGGATATCGATCTGCTTGCCTCCCGTTATGGGCGGTTTCTGTCCGAACGGAATCTTTTCGAGCCGGGTGCCGCCCTGCCTGAACCGCGCCCCCTGCCGGGAATCAGCTGGATACTCTTTCCCGAGGTGCTGGAGGATTTTAGTGAATATGAATCCTCCCTTTCCCGCTGCGAAGAAATCAGAACCCTCGACACCGGTGATTACCTTCGGTCCGATGATTCCAATCACCCGGTTCTGCTGCGGTATCGAACGGCTGCCGCAGAGCTTGCGGCCTTGATTGAGCGGATTGCCGCCCTTTTACAATCCGGTGCGGATCCCAGGGAGATAGCGATTACCCTCCCCGACGATAGGGAGTGGCGCCCCCGCCTTGCGGCCGCCGCCGCCGATCGTTCGATTCCCTTGCGTTTTCGGGGGGGAGAGCCGCTTAGCGAGAGCGTCCCCGGGCGGTTTTTTCGCGCCTTGTGGGAGACCTCATCCGGTGACTGGGCCTTTGATCAGGTAGAAAATCTTTTCATGAATCAGGCAGTTCCCTGGCGCTCGGCCGGTTTGGTCAGACGGATTGTCCGTTTCGGCCGGGACTATTTTTGCCATAAGGGGGCCCGCCTCTGGGAGCAGACCCTCTCGCGGGCGGAGCGCCCGGTTCTCGCATCGACCTTCGTCTCCCTTCGGGACGGCATCAGGCAGCTTACCGGGGCAGAGAGTTTCGCCCTGCTCCGGGACCGAATGCAGCCCTTCCTCAGAACCCATATCGATCCCGATGGCTGGGCCGATGATGATCTGCCCGTGCTGCAGCGTTGTCTGGAAAGCCTCGGAGAACTTGCCGAAGCAGAGGCTTCCGCGGGCCTGGGCGAACTTGGAGCAGTCTTTCCGCTCTGGCTTTCCTATCTTGAAGGTCGCCAATACGTAAGACGCCAGGAGCGAATGGGTATTTCCGTCTATCAGTACCGGGTGTCCGCCGGTATCTCACCGAAGTACCATTTCCTGCCCGGTTGCGGACAGGAAAAAAGCAGGGTCCTTCTTCACCGTTACTCCTTCCTTTCGGAAGAAGAGCGCAAACAGCTTTCCGGAAGCGAAAAGGATCTCTCTTCCGCCTTTCTGGAACTCTATGCCTCGGCTGGAAGCGGCGCCGAAATCTCCTTTGCCGACGAAGGGTTCGGCGGACCCGATTTGCCGCCTTCGGAATTGATCGACTATGAAAGGCCTGGTGAACAATCCGGAGACGAGCGTTTCAGCGATCCTTTTACGCATGAAATCTTCTATTGGACCGGAGGGATGCTTCCTGCCAGGCTTTGGCCCCTGCAGCAAAAAGGACTTCTACGATATCTTGCCACCGGAGGGGCCGGCAAACGGGTCGATTTTACCGTCCGGAAGGTAGAGGACGTCAATCTGCTGCGAAGCTTACTTTCCCGTCTTTCCGGTGGACGGGATGAGATCGAAATCAGTCCCGCCATGCTTGAGGCCTTCTGGTCCTGTCCCTTTGCCTTTCTTGCAGATCGCTGTCTCAAGGCCAGAGAGCCGGAACTCGAACTGCGTTTTACCGATCCCCGTATTGTGGGAAACCTCTTTCATACGGCGGCGGCACGTTTTTTTTCCGATACATCTGCCGAGGATGCGGATGAACGGATGGAGCAGCTCCTTTCCAGGCTCTTTTCCAGCTGGCATCGAGGCCCGGAGCCGGTGCCTCTCCCTCCCGTTGCCGGTGCTATGGAACGCTTTGTCCGTGCCGGGGCAAAGGCATTAGTACGGGAGTTTTACGACCATTTTTCCTCCTTCCGTCCCATGGCTGTGGAAAAGGGGATGAAAAGCCCCCGAAAGGGTCGAGGTATCTCTCTGGAAGATGATCGGTGGAAGATAAGCATGAGCGGCCGTCCCGACTGGATCGGACGCAGCGCCTCCTCCTACCTGATCATCGACTACAAAAAGCGACTTTTCTGGAAAAAGGGACAGTTGCTACCCGATGACGAGAGCCTTCCCCAATCCTTTCAGATGGCCCTTTATCGGAGCTTGCTTAGGGAAAATGGCTTTGGCGAGGCTGCTGCCGCCTATTTCGATATGACCAGCGGCCTTTTTCAGCCGGTCTGCGGGACAGAAGAAAAACAGTGGTTCGATGATGAGCAGAGCCGCTTGCTTTCCGATCGCCTGGATCAGGCCCTCGATGCCATGACGGCAGCCCTGGAGGATGGAAGCTTTTTTCTCCCCTCCGGTCACTGTGACGGCTGCTCGCTTCGCGGGGCCTGCAGAATGCGGTTTCATATGAAGGATGTACGATGTCGATGAACCTTGATTCCGAACAACAACAAGCCGCCTTTACCGACCATTCCGCAGTCGTTTCGGCTGGGGCCGGTTCGGGAAAGACGACGATCCTCTCCCGCCGTTTTGTCTACCTCGTCGAGACCGGACGAGCCTCTGTCGATGAGATCCTTACCCTCACCTTTACCCGAAAAGCGGCCGCAGAGATGTACGAGCGGATCTACCGTGAACTGAGGAACACCGTCCCCGAGGCTGCAAGGGCCTATGACCAGGCAACGATTTCTACCCTCGACAGCTTCTGTGCCCGTATTGTCCGGGACAGGAGCGACCGCTTCGGAATCCCCTCGGATTTTGTTCAGGACGATCAGAAGGCCGAAGATATTGCCAGGGCGGCTGCCCTTGAAACCCTGCTTCGGCATCGTGGAAGCGATGCTCTCGAGCAGTATATCGATCTTTTCGGCTTCGAAGGGGTCCTGGAAGGGCTTTTTGTTGCCCTGGCCACCAGGTTTTTTACCTTTGCCGATACCGCTGGCATGGGAGAGCTTCTTGCCCGGCAGGAAGCACACCTGCGCAGCGAAATCCCCCGTCTGCTTTCCGGCCTTGATGCCCTGAGTCAACAAATCCTGCGCCTTGATCCCGGTGCTCATAAGCAGATTGCCGATGCCCATGCGCTCTTTTCCAGGCACGACATCGGCGAGCTCTTCGAAGCCGGTGCCGACCATCCGGATGATCTTTCGGCCCTTCTTTCCCGGCTTACGGCGGATTTGAAAAAGCCGAGGGGAAGAATTGCCGAGGGCAACGCCGATGCTCTCGAGTATCGCGACCTTGTGGAGAACTGGAGGGACGGTGCGGGGCTGGCGGCCTCTGCCGCGGAAACCCTCTCGGCCTGGCCCCTGTTTCAGGAGTTGGGAGAGGTGATCGATCGCTTTCGCAGCAGCTATGAGCAGGAAAAGCGCATGGCAGGGATCGTTACCTTTCGTGATGTCCCCGCCATGGCTGTCCGTCTTCTCGAGGAGGACCCGGAGTTTCGCAGCAGCTGGAAGCATTCCTTTCGCTATATCATGATCGACGAGTTTCAGGATAACAACGATCTTCAGCGTAAGCTTCTCTACCTTCTGGCCGAGAGGCCCGAACGGATGGAGAAGGGGGTACCTCGTGCAGATGAGCTTGTCCCCGGAAAACTTTTTTTTGTCGGTGATGAAAAACAGTCCATTTACCGTTTCCGGGGTGCCGATGTGGGGGTCTTCAAGCGTTTGGGGGATGAGCTGGTCTCCGCCGGAGGCGTTTCCCTCGATCTTTCCCGTAACTATCGGAGCGAACCGGCCTTAATCGTTTTTTTCAACGACTTTTTTCCCCGGGTTTTTGCCGATGCAGGCCACCCTTACGAAGCCAGATTCCGCCCCCTTTCCAGCCGGGAAAAAACCGAGGGTGTTTCTCCAAGGATTTCCCTTTTCTACTACCCCGGATCTTCCGAGGAGGAGGCTCTACCGGCCCCGGAGGC from the Sediminispirochaeta bajacaliforniensis DSM 16054 genome contains:
- a CDS encoding PD-(D/E)XK nuclease family protein, with the protein product MFDGIDRFIAGTLRQSASCRFVFPSQVVADSRLARALQYGAAAALRKDRFISWDTFKEKVFDESRKQRPVNGALRMLFATALLDENSKSSPPLFQRLVPVDYAELSRSYRSLVTAILPRLDGFLRELDGSGLRERFPRALITDIDLLASRYGRFLSERNLFEPGAALPEPRPLPGISWILFPEVLEDFSEYESSLSRCEEIRTLDTGDYLRSDDSNHPVLLRYRTAAAELAALIERIAALLQSGADPREIAITLPDDREWRPRLAAAAADRSIPLRFRGGEPLSESVPGRFFRALWETSSGDWAFDQVENLFMNQAVPWRSAGLVRRIVRFGRDYFCHKGARLWEQTLSRAERPVLASTFVSLRDGIRQLTGAESFALLRDRMQPFLRTHIDPDGWADDDLPVLQRCLESLGELAEAEASAGLGELGAVFPLWLSYLEGRQYVRRQERMGISVYQYRVSAGISPKYHFLPGCGQEKSRVLLHRYSFLSEEERKQLSGSEKDLSSAFLELYASAGSGAEISFADEGFGGPDLPPSELIDYERPGEQSGDERFSDPFTHEIFYWTGGMLPARLWPLQQKGLLRYLATGGAGKRVDFTVRKVEDVNLLRSLLSRLSGGRDEIEISPAMLEAFWSCPFAFLADRCLKAREPELELRFTDPRIVGNLFHTAAARFFSDTSAEDADERMEQLLSRLFSSWHRGPEPVPLPPVAGAMERFVRAGAKALVREFYDHFSSFRPMAVEKGMKSPRKGRGISLEDDRWKISMSGRPDWIGRSASSYLIIDYKKRLFWKKGQLLPDDESLPQSFQMALYRSLLRENGFGEAAAAYFDMTSGLFQPVCGTEEKQWFDDEQSRLLSDRLDQALDAMTAALEDGSFFLPSGHCDGCSLRGACRMRFHMKDVRCR